The sequence gtaattttcatcataggtacacttcaactatgagagacaaaatgagaaaaaaaatccattgagaTAATGCTTTTGTAGCTCAAAACATTTTTGCCCCTCTCAAAACTTCTCTGTAATTTTATTGGATATCCAGCGCTTAACAAAATCCTCATATGAAGTTAAATAATTCACATAGTTCTGAAAATCGTTCTCTCTCAGAAGCTGCTGTAAAATGGAGAACTGAAAAAATGCTCGAGTGCTGAACAGAAATGAATTTTCCCCCTGCAGCATTGAGTCAATAATATCTGGACCCAGTGAGTTATGGACTGACGTCTCTACTGCTGGAGAAAGGCAGAACGTTGTGAATTCCTCAGCCTTCCTCTGACACTGATCTTGATTATGAAATAGATCCCTGAAGGCAGCTCGATACTGATCTTTGAATTTGTCGAGGCATTGACGTGGGTCGTTCTCGTTAACGTAGTCATCATGCATGCGGTGAAACTCTCGTTCAGAAATTCCACAAATGTGCAGCTTGAAAGAAACTTCAGACTtaagatacagtggggccaaaaagtatttagtcagccactgattgtgcaggttctcctacttagaaagatgagagaggtctgtaattttcatcatagctacacttcaactatgagagacaaaatgagaaaaaaaaatccaggaaatcacattgtaggatttttaaagaatttatttgtaaattatggtggaaaataagtatttggtcaataacaaaagttcaactcaatactttgtaacataacctttgttggcaatgacagaggtgaaacgtttcctgtaagtcttcaccaggtttgcacacactgtagctgctattttggcccattcctccatgcagatctcctctagagcagtgatgttttggggctgtcgctggccaacacggactccacaaattttctatggggttgaggtctggagactggctaggccactccaggaccttgaaatgctttttacggagccacttctTCTTTGCACGAGcgatgtgtttgggatcattgtcatgctggaagacccagccacgttccatcttcaatgctctcactgatggaaggaggttttggcttaaaatctcacgatacacgaccccgttcattcttcccttaacacggatcagtcgtcctgtcccctttgcagaaaaacagccacaaagcatggcgtgtgtcttttatacagataacgaggtcaaacaggtgccattaatacagtggaggacagaagagcttcttaaagaagaagttacaggtctgtgagagccagaaatattgcttgtttgtgggtgaccaaatacttattttccaccataatttacaaataaattctttaaaaatcctacaatgtgatttcctggattttttttttctcattttgtctctcatagttgaagtgtagctatgatgaaaattacagacctctctcatctttctaagtaggagaatcagtggctgactaaatactttttggccccactgtatgtatgtacagtatgtatgtatgcagtgtgtgtatactagtgtgtgtgtgtgtgtgtacatgcagTATGTGTATactagtgagtgtgtgtgtgtgcagtgctgGTGTGTTGGGTGAGTCCCTGCACCTCTGCAGTACTTCACTGCATCATCCTGCTCCCTCCTGATTGGTCAGAATGCAGTGACATCAGCAACAATCCAGTGTGAGGTTGGTTCACAGCTGAGCTGCAGAGTCTGGAGAGCATCAGTGTGAGGAGGCAGAGCGGCGGGTGCACAAACTTATTCCTACATCAGCACACAGTGTGTTAGCGGTGATTCTCAGGATGAGGGAGATCGTTCACATCCAGGCTGGACAGTGTGGGAATCAGATCGGAGCAAAGGTGGGCATCACCACACACGGGCATCACACAGGGCTTAGATCTTCCTCCTCACATTCAGGTTCAATGTTCTTACTCTCATCAGGGACACGGTGAAGGACACGTCCATCTCAgttctgtattattatttatttatatattaataatctaCAGTTATACACCGTACACACTGATGCTTTATATAGAGCTCATGTTTCATGTAACTGACCTGAgatctgatgatgatgatgatgatgatgatggacaCTTGTGCTCCTGTGTGAACGGGATGCTGAGCTGGATCATCTAACTCCAGCAGAACACATCTAACTGAGCTGAGaaccattgtaattaatatttaaacactaaacttaaaaacataaatatatcaAATATGTGATTAATTCTTCACTCATTAAATCCACATTTTATAAACACAGCATGATAGTTTGTGCTACAACCTTCTCATGTCACTACACCGTCAtgactttgtgatggttggctgtacAGATGGGTCACCGTTCTCTGATGCTCTCTGTCTCGTGTCGCCTGTAATAGACTGATGATGTGATCTACAGGATCCACGTCTTCTTCAGTCCTTCCACGAGTTCTGTCATACAGTAACACCACCTTCAACGTCCTCATGTGGGGTCTCATCACACACCCACAGTAACAGAACTCACAggacttaatgtggttcaggagctgctgttctgttctggccgtctcgtcctctcgctcagtggtgatcatcttcctccatcaGATTCGTTTGGCTGTTCCTGTATTCTTGTTCACATACCAGACTTGTTGGACACCCTTCCTGGTGTAACCGTCCTTATTGAGACCTGTTCACCCCCTCAGACTGAGCCAATCATCTCTGTATAAATACCTGATTATGTTATAACACCTCAGATCTGCTTCATTCTGTTATTCTCTAAACTCTctctcagccataacattataaccacctctgtttctacactcactgtccatgttatcagctccacttaccatatagaagcactttgtagttctacaattactgactgtagtccatctgtttctctacatgctttgttacccccctttcacgctgttcttcaatggtcaggaccttcacaggacccccacagagcaggtattatttaggtggtggatgattctcagcactgcagtgacactgacatggtggtggtgtgttagtatgtgttgtgctggtatgagtggatcagacacagcagcgctgctggagtttttaaacacctcactgtcactgctggactgagaatagtccaccaaccaaaaacatccagccaacagcgccccgtgggcagcgtcctgtgaccaccgatgaaggtctagaagatgagcgactcaaacagcagcaatagatgagcgatcgtctctgactttacatctacaaggtggaccgactaggtaggagtgtctaatagagtggacagtgagtggacacggtgtttaaaaactccagcagcactgctgtgtctgatccactcataccagcacaacacacactaacacaccagcaccatgtcagtgtcactgcagtgctgagaatgatccaccacctaaataatacctgctctgtgggggtcctgaccattgaagaacagcatgaaaggggggtaacaaagcatgtagagaaacagatggactacagtcagtaattgtagaactacttgaagtgcttctatatggtaagtggagctgataacatggacagtgagtgtggttttaatgttatgactgatcagtgtatatatactgtgagAGGTTTGTGCAGCCAGTTAAATTGCAAAACGTGTTGTGTTGTAGTTCTGGGAGGTGATCAGTGATGAACACGGCATCGACTGTAGTGGAGCTTATCAGGGAGACAGTGAACTACAGCTGGAGAGGATCAACGTCTACTACAGTGAAGCTTCAGGTctgcaccaccaccaccatcttcaaaactacacacacacagactgaagaagtgaagaagtcattcggattgagtgacgaaacgtatctctacaacaaacttgtgtccagatgaactgattcaaactttgtggatacacacacacactcacataacaGCTACACGCTAATAAGCCTATATTCACTGGATAACCTAGCTAACAAAACAGCAGCATTCTGAACTCACTCACTTCCTTAAACATCTGTCCTGCTAGAAACCAGCTGTTTAAAAACTAAACCTTATAAACTGGTTTGCATAAATTTAAACACAGTCGGCATCCAGGTgatgcagcaggatattctggattctcagctctgctaccggtcagctgggcgcttcctagtgcctgcagcagacaaaatcagccactgaagtctgctgggtgggaaaagacgggacaaaaaagtgggcggggtcttagAGGCTGTGTAACCCTGTATTAgtagaagtggaggaacatggaGATCGACCTCACGGgccaatccaccaaagtacggggggataagaaggggtcgtgTCGGGAGgccgtgtcaggagaatataccctcctcatacaccatcggggtctccagcagaaggagaggaactggctacgactgaactgggagaaaatgcagaaataaaacagcagTAATTCTTCAACATCAGACAAAACTATAGACGTCTAAGCCTATATGTaaccccccctgtgttcccttcTCTTTCAGGGGGGAAGTATGTGCCACGTGCCATCCTGGTGGACCTGGAGCCAGGTACCATGGACTCAGTCCGCTCAGGTCCATTTGGACAGATCTTCAGGCCTGATAACTTTGTGTTCGGTACGTATCGTATCAAAGTTAATCATTGTGAGAAATAACGACCATAAAAGCACAAGGTCATGAATACAGGACACAGAAAAGAAGAGCAGCTAGAGACTAGATCTGAGACTGGCGTGATTTAGACCTCACACCCtcttgatgttttaggtcaaagCGGTGCAGGGAACAACTGGGCAAAAGGGCACTACACTGAGGGCGCAGAGCTCGTGGACTCGGTCCTGGACGTGGTACGTAAGGAATCGGAGAACTGCGACTGCCTGCAGGGTTTCCAGCTCACCCACTCTCTGGGTGGTGGCACGGGTTCGGGCATGGGCACGCTACTCATCAGCAAGATCCGTGAGGAGCACCCAGACCGCATCATGAACACCTTCAGTGTCACACCATCACCCAAAGTGTCCGACACTGTGGTGGAGCCCTACAACGCCACGCTGTCCATCCACCAGCTAGTGGAGAACACGGACGAGACCTTCAGCATCGATAACGAGGCGCTGTACGACATCTGCTTCCGCACGCTAAAGCTGACCACGCCCACCTACGGCGACCTGAACCACCTGGTCTCGGCCGCCATGAGCGGGGTCACGACCTGTCTGCGCTTCCCCGGGCAGCTCAATGCTGACCTGCGCAAACTTGCCGTCAACATGGTTCCCTTCCCTCGCCTGCACTTCTTCATGCCTGGATTTGCTCCCCTGACCAGCAGGGGGAGCCAGCAGTATCGCGCTCTGACGGTCCCCGAACTGACACAGCAGATGTTCGACGCCAAGAACATGATGGCGGCGTGCGACCCCCGGCATGGGCGCTACCTCACCGTGGCGGCGATCTTCCGTGGCCGGATGTCCATGAAGGAGGTGGACGAGCAGATGCTGAGCGTCCAGAACAGAAACAGCAGCTACTTCGTGGAGTGGATCCCCAACAACGTGAAGACGGCCGTGTGCGACATCCCACCCCGGGGGCTCAAGATGGCCGCCACGTTTATCGGAAACAGCACAGCGATCCAGGAGCTGTTCCGGCGCATCTCGGAGCAGTTCACCGCCATGTTCCGGAGGAAGGCGTTCCTGCACTGGTACACGGGGGAGGGCATGGACGAGATGGAGTTCACCGAGGCCGAGAGCAACATGAACGACCTGGTCTCTGAGTACCAGCAGTACCAGGACGCTactgctgaggaagctgaggaGTACGAGGAggatgaggtggaggaggaggaagacgTGCGCCAAGAGGTTCACCACTAGGCAGTcccccaatcatgtcctcacATAAGGACCCCCAAGGACTTGGTGTTAAGCTAGCTAGATCGAGGTTCTGTAGGTGAAGTTTAGCTGCTACTACTCGTCTCACCAGCAACCAAACTAGCTAGCTATAAAGAAACCTAGCAATTTCACTAGCCCCTATGTGTGATGCTAGCTAGCTTGCTATAATTATAGCTATACACTTATTTAATGTGCCTGCTCCTTACTTCCATCACAGCTTGTAAGGGTAATCACCACGTCTTCCACACTGCAATACTACAGGCTAGCATACATCATAGCAAATAATGTCATGTTTAGCCAGAAAGTGCAATTGAAAACGCAGCCGCTACTCGTGTACTCACATCAGCGCTAAGCTAGGATTTTGGAACTGCAGCTAGAATgtgctaaaataaacaaatatcagATAAACTGTCTATGTCTTTATTTACTTTAGCATTAGCTTTAGCGTGTTAGCATTTAGTGTTTATTAAGAATCAAAACTATAAACGTCCAGCTGCATTAAAACGTAAGCGGACCAACACTCAACCCCTGACGAAAATGAAGGAATCAACACACTTAGAGGATTTATAAATAGATGACtggataaatataataataaataaataaattttgttGAAGCAGGAATTCACTGATTGTAGAATTTACTCCTTTATTGCATTGATTTGTAAGAATCACCCAGAAACGGTGTATAAAACTACATGTGCTACATCCCAAATTACATAACCACATATTACATTTATCATCTCTACAAAACATCTACTGCACATTACCCATAATCCCTCTGATCAGACACGCCCATATTAGATCTGATCATACttactaaaatatataaatatttctttatatttaatactttATTATATTAGCGCTCAGATAAAAAAGATGATAAAGCTGTAAATGTTGCTAAAGTGCTCTAACGTTattacatcatcattattattattgctattatgacATCATTATtacatcattgttattattacatcattattgttatataaCAAGACAAGTCAGTGAGTGGAGATTCAGTATGATGACGTAAACATTATGAGATTGTCATGAAGCTTTGTGAGGTAAAGCTGAACATGTGTGGAGTGAGATTAGATCTGAGATTAGATGTTGGATTGAATCCGAGATTTGATGTTGCATCAGATTTCGATTAGATTATAGATTAGATTTGAGATTAGATCTTAGATTAGATCCGAGATTAGATGTAGGATTATATTTTAGATTAGATCTGAGATTAGATTTTAGATTAGATCCGAGATTAGATGTGGGATTAGATTTTAGATTAGGTCTGAGATTAAATCAGAGATTAGATGTTGGATTAAATCTGAGATTAGATGTTGGATTAGATTTTAGATTAGATGTTGGATTAGATTTTAGATTAGATTTTAGATTAGATCTGAGATTAAATATGAGATTAGATGTAGGATTCGATTTTAGATTAGATCTGAGATTAGATGTAAGATTAGATCTGAGATTAGATCTGAGATTAGATGTTGGATTAGATCCAAGATTAGATGTAGGATTTAATTTTAGATTAGGTATTAGATTAGATGTAGTATTAGATTTTAGATTAGATCTGAGATTAGATTTTTATATTAGACATTAGATTAGATGTTGGATTAGACTCTGGATTAGATGCTGGATTAGATTTTAGATTAGATCTGATATTAGATGTTGGATTAGATCTGAGATTAGACTCtggattatatttacattagatCTGAGATTAGATGTTGGATTAGATCTGAGATTAGACTCTGGATTAGATTTAGATTAGATCTGAGATTAGATGTTGGATTAGACTCTGGATTAGATTTTAGATTAGTATCAGATTAGATGTTGGATTAGATCTGAGATTAGACTCTGGATTAGATTTAGATTAGACTCTGGATTAGATGTTGGATTAGATCTGAGATTAGACTCTGGATTAGTATCAGATTAGGATTGCAGGTCGGTGGTATCTCAGTGATGAAGGTATTTGACCCCTCAGTTACCACCTTCagctctttggataaaagtatcagCTAAACACcattaatgtaaacaaacatcATCAGAGCATTTGTTCTCTCTATAGAGGTAATAAACACACGGTACTGAAGGGGGCGCTACACTCAGATCAGAGAGTCTGTAGATCAGAGATTCTGCTCTGTAGCTGAAGTATCTCAGATTCTGCATCATCAGACATTTCTGCCATGACAGAGCAGGGATAcacggatacacacacacacacacacacacacacacacacacacacacacacacacacactcacactcacactcacactgatTATAGCAGAAATACAGATGTTAAAGCTACAGCGCCCCCTCGCTGCTACACTCAGATTGCACGTGTGTTGGTGACACCTTTAGGAAGTCAATCCTGCTTGGACAGAAGCGCTAGTGTTC is a genomic window of Trichomycterus rosablanca isolate fTriRos1 chromosome 4, fTriRos1.hap1, whole genome shotgun sequence containing:
- the tubb2 gene encoding tubulin beta-2A chain translates to MREIVHIQAGQCGNQIGAKFWEVISDEHGIDCSGAYQGDSELQLERINVYYSEASGGKYVPRAILVDLEPGTMDSVRSGPFGQIFRPDNFVFGQSGAGNNWAKGHYTEGAELVDSVLDVVRKESENCDCLQGFQLTHSLGGGTGSGMGTLLISKIREEHPDRIMNTFSVTPSPKVSDTVVEPYNATLSIHQLVENTDETFSIDNEALYDICFRTLKLTTPTYGDLNHLVSAAMSGVTTCLRFPGQLNADLRKLAVNMVPFPRLHFFMPGFAPLTSRGSQQYRALTVPELTQQMFDAKNMMAACDPRHGRYLTVAAIFRGRMSMKEVDEQMLSVQNRNSSYFVEWIPNNVKTAVCDIPPRGLKMAATFIGNSTAIQELFRRISEQFTAMFRRKAFLHWYTGEGMDEMEFTEAESNMNDLVSEYQQYQDATAEEAEEYEEDEVEEEEDVRQEVHH